The nucleotide window CGAGCGGGATGCCCACATACTCGTCGAGGGCGAATCCGCGCGCATGGGCGAACGTTATTTCCCCGGCCTGGACCCGTCGTCTCAAATCGACGTAAATCCCCTGGGGACTCGATCCGGTGGCGAGCCCGATGACTGCCGACGGATTCTGCGCGACGACGGTGGCGACTTTGGCCGCCGCGACGCGGCCGACCTCGGCCGGCGAGGCCACGATGATGATTTCCATGGTGTTTCTTCTCCTTCTAGCCTGAGCACAACGGCTCATGGACTATTAACGTGCGACGGATTCCGCGAACCAGTTGGTGATTGTGGTTGGATGCGTGATGGCCGTGCCCACGACCACCGCGAACGCCCCGGCATCGACGCATGCCGAAGCCTGGTCGGGTGTGTGCACCCGCCCCTCGGCGATCACCGGGATCGGCAACACCGAGGCGAGGATGCGCAGCACCTCCAGGTCGGGTCCGTCGGTCTTGGGCCGTTCACCGGTGTAGCCGCACAGGGTGGTGCCCACGCAGTCGGCACCGGCCTCGAAGGCGGCGATGCCGTCGGCCGCCGAGCCGACATCCGCCATCACCAGGGCGCCAGTCTGATCGTGGATGCGGGCGATCGTCTGCGCCAGGCTGAGTCCGTCAGGCCGGGCCCGGCGGGTGCCGTCGATGGCCACGATCTCGGCGCCAGCCTCAACCACGGCCAAGGCATGTCTGAGCGACGGAGTGATGAACACGTCGTCAACTCCGTCCTTCCACAGACCGATCTGTGGCAGCGCCACCCGCTGGTGGATCGACCGGATGTCGTCGAGGCCCTGGGCGCGGATGCCCACCGCGCCGCCGCGCACCGCTGCCTCGGCGATCTGGGTCATCGTCTCGGGGTGCCGCATGGGCTCGTTCGGGTAGGCCTGGCACGAAACAATGAGGCCGCCCTTGAGCGTGCCGAGGAGAGGGTGGGGCATGGCGGGGATCCGTTCGAAGTGTTGAGGTGTCGGTGCGGGTAACGAACGACGGGGCGCCGTCACGAGGAAAGACGAGCGACCGCCGGCGCGGCGAGCAGAGAGGCCGCGCCGACGATGGCCGAGTCGGCGCCAAGCCGCGTGGGCACGATGTGGCAGCCGGCCAGAAGGCCCAGCGCTTCGGCGCGGG belongs to Cryobacterium sp. SO2 and includes:
- a CDS encoding N-acetylmannosamine-6-phosphate 2-epimerase, with protein sequence MPHPLLGTLKGGLIVSCQAYPNEPMRHPETMTQIAEAAVRGGAVGIRAQGLDDIRSIHQRVALPQIGLWKDGVDDVFITPSLRHALAVVEAGAEIVAIDGTRRARPDGLSLAQTIARIHDQTGALVMADVGSAADGIAAFEAGADCVGTTLCGYTGERPKTDGPDLEVLRILASVLPIPVIAEGRVHTPDQASACVDAGAFAVVVGTAITHPTTITNWFAESVAR